GGCTAAGCCATTACCATCTGCACACCCTGAAGAACAGTCTAAGATTTAACTGTTGTaccaaatttctaaaaagaagtgaagaaagaggcTTACCCGCCAGAAAAGGACGTGGTGGGGTGCAGCACCTGGCCAGGTGAGGGCTCTGCATTCCGGCTGGTGATGATGGCAGAGGAGCCGCGGCGGAGAAGCTGCTCCTGGCCTCGCAGAGAAGCTGGAGAGGTCCCCACAGGTGCTGGACCACCCCCGGGAGGGTGGGTGGCTCCTGCAGTCAGCTTTGCACAGGTCTCTGAGACCCAGGCAGGGAAGGGCCGGCAGATACACACGCAGGCACCAAGGGGGCTGCATGATGAGGAGCTAGATGGGATgagctctggagaaggaggccCCCACGGTCCTGAAGAGTCTCTGCACGGTGGCCCATCTGGTGCCAAACACCTGCCACCCACAGTGGGAGGTCTCAGCGGCTAGAGAGCCCGGGAGGGGTCATGCACTGGGCCCCGCCCTTTGCCCCGGAATTTGCAGTTTCTCTGTGACACGTATACCATGGACGAGTCACAATTGCCAGGCTGagtcctcctctctccagggcgTGTTTCACCGCGAGAGGAGTAAGAAGCTAGGGAGACGCTCTCGCAGTTTCACATTCTATTCTCGGGTTATTTGGCGCACAATACGGGCAATTTACTGTGTAAACTTCTTTCTGTGCTCCGCCGCCGGCGCCCGCTGGGCCGGCGCTCGCTGGTTTTGCGCCCTCGGGGTGCCACCACATCTGGCCGGGGTCACCCCGCCGCCCCAGCTCCTGCTTTACAACCTGGTCGCAGGCTGCTCAACCAGGATCCAGTGCCCTCATCGTCCGGGTTTTACAGCATGCTGAAAAGGTGGTACCCAATCCAGGAGGCTGGGTACTCCCGTGTGGGCGGGCTACCCCTGGCGAACTTGAGGGAGTGGCCGAAGCAGCAGCCCGTCCTGTCCACTCGTAATTCCATGATGTTCGGACCTTCGAGAACCGTCAGAATTCCTCCACCGGGGCGCAAAATTACTCTCCTGCGTTCACTCCCTGAGCTACCTGTTCAGGTAGCCAAGGCTGGGAAGCCGGTACCAACCAGTCACCGCCCACTTCCTCGCGCAAAGGAGAGTAAggccatggtccaggaagatcaaagggaaggcgtgacagaggaggaaggtcaCACAGAGGCCGAAGGAGAGGACAACGGAAAGATGAGTCCGGACCGCAGCGGGGCTATGACAATGACACCTAGGCCCCAGGAGACCGGcgggctcctcccgcccctccactgccctcccGAGCCTCCCAAACCTCCTTCCGGGGCACCCAGGAGGCAACTTCAGTGAGAAAGCCCAGGTGTCTCGGACGAAGCCTTCCTCCCAAAGCCCCGCCATCTGCTCAGACGGCACTGCTGGAGACGGCCGGCCTCCCTCGCAGCCTGGCCCCCTGGCCACGGTGCTCTCTGCCCCAAGTCCGCGCTGCAGCCTGCTGCCcgagaggccaggagaagtggtgctgggtgaagaccaccaacccggctgcccagagtcaccgaTGTCCGGGAAGGCGCTGCAGCGTGAGCCACCTTCAGACACCCCGCGGAGAAGCTCTTCTCCCCTGGGAGCCGCCGGCAGTGGGCGCCCCCGCAAGAGGACGATGCCCCCGCCGCTTTTTCTgccactgccgcccccgctgccgccactgccgcccccgctgccgctGCTCTGGGGTCGCAGTGACCTTCCCCCGCCTCCGAAGCTTCCAGCCATGACTCGCGCCAAAACCCGGGGCACCCTGAAACAAAACAGGGACCGTCAGAGGAACAGAATCCTGAGGGATCCAAGGCAGGCCATGCGACGCCGCAGCGCCGCCCCGcctgccccagggaccacaggctccctgcctccggtCAGTCACACGTTGCAGGTCCCTCCTACCACCACCAACTTGGCCGACCTGTCCTCCAGATTCCCCAATCTGGCTGTCCTTCCACCTTGCCTGACACCTTATGTGGATCGGGTGGCAAGACACACAGCCCCCGTGGACTCTCATTCTGCTAGTCCTGCAGATGCTCTGCCTCCAGTTTCCAATCCCACTGTGGGAACTGCCCTCAAGGAGGATGCGGGCACTGCGTGTGCAGTCAGAGCAACACCACCTTCTATTTCTGACCTCTCCACACCCCTGAGCACCCCAaccctccccttccagccaccctccgacaaaaatgaatccccaacacccatgtgtgtagattctccccctccctcatacttactcacccctcttccagaccgccccatcgctccccctgctacaacttctactggagtcccttttaccaccacagtcacagcatctccaagtgtaaccttcctgtctccttcagatcaggACGTCACTGACATGGACACTACTCCCCCGGCTCATGCTGTAACCTTTCAGTCTCCCCCAGGTATTGGGGTGGAGCAGACACGCACTGCAGGGAGACCAGACACCACCAGCGCCATTTGTGCCGAcggtctcctgccctgcttcaatctttaaCTATGCCTTTCACTCCCAAACCAACCCTCACCCTACATCTGCAGCCACTGATGGGCAGCAGAGAGCCTCTGTTTTTCCCaagcccccatctggggctccggctgctgtcttccccgggcccccacctgggggtcaggctgtcgtcttccgcgggcccccacccggaggtcaggctgccgccATTCCcgagccctcatctggggctccggctgccgccttccctgggcccccacatggttatcaggctgccgcctttcccaggccctcatctggggctccggctgccgtctTCCCCGGGCCATCACCTGgatatcaggctgccgcctttcgggggccctcatctggggctccgactgccatcttccccgggcccccacctgggggtcaggctgtcgtcttccgcgggcccacacccggaggtcaggctgccacctttcccgggcccccacctgggggtcaggctgccgcctttcccgggcccccatctggggctccggctgccgccttccccgggcccccacctggggctccggctgccgccttccccgggcccccacctgggggtcaggctgctgcctttcccaggccctcatctggggctccggctggcgccttccccgggcccccacctgggggtcaggctgtcgtctgccccgggcccccactcggagtcaggctgccgcctttcccgggcccccacctggggctccggctgccgccttccccgggccaccacctgggtatcaggctgctgcctttcccgggcccccacctgggggtcaggctctcgtcttccccgggcccccacctgggggtcaggctgctacctttcccgggccctcatctggggctccggctggcgccttccccgggcccccacctgggactCTGGTTAATGTCTCCCTTGGAACCCCATCTACGGCCTTGGGTCCTGTCTTCCCCGGCCCCACTGTGTAGGACTCCAGCCAgtgtcttccccatccctccatctagggttctgcccactctctcccctagccccccatctacagcttttggtcctgtcttccctggccccctctctagggctttggctctttccctcagtccccaaattatggctttaggtcctgcctcccccagccccccatctaTTGCTTCAGCTCCTGTTTTCCCCAAACCCCCATCTATGGCTtcggctcctgcctcccccagccccccacctatgGCTTCGGCAGTTATCTATGCTTCAGCAGTCAGCATCTCTACAGATGTCAAACCAGTCTTTGACATCAAAGCTATGGATGCACCTCctcctcagactttactttctagtCTACCTCTGACTCCAAGGACAACCACTACTCATACCACATGGCTCTTCCTGGTTCTGAGAACACAGCACCCAGTGGCAGCGATGCCTGGACCCGAGCCTCGACTTATTTACCTGTGGACGTGGTCAACAGAGGTACCCATGTTTCAAGTGAAGCTTGAAACCCAGAACTcaccattgaacccacatctggggCCAACAACAGGAAGAAGCCTAACAAGTCGATTCCACTGGGAAACCCATTAGCCCTAGCACAAGATGAAAAGCTAACCTCTTCTGCAGTCCAGCCACCCAGAGGAAGGATAATGGATTCGGGTTTACCAGATCCCctgtcttccaccaccaccatcaacatgcaGCCGCCCTCTGTCTACAGCTCAGGTATTTTCCCCAGGGATGTATCTGCTACTTCTGGTTTTGGAATGGATACCACAGTGCCCAGTCCTGGAGACAGTAGCTTGTTGTCTTGCTAGTACCACATGAGGCCCACTGTTGATGGGGCTGCAGCCTCTATGGCTGGTGGGAGTTTTGGGTTGGTGTGAATGCCCTAGGCCTCACTTATTCAGAAGCATCTGGCCCACCTCACTTTTGCACAGAACTGTGTGGGACACCCAGCACCACCTGTGTTCCTACTGTGGCCAGATCACCTTGGGCTCATCTCATTGCAGCTGGCTGCTGCAGTAGGAACAGCAAGCCCCCATCCCAGCATCCGGGCACATATCTGGTTCCAACTTGAATCCAAAcgcctggggtctccttcagccAAGTCCAGGTGGTAGAGTCACGGCAGGGGAAACCACCATCCTTATGGTTAGAGGTCGGGGTGTTACCACTTCCCATCACTGCACCCAGGACCCACATGAGTGTAGACAATCTACAGTTacaaatcccatcaccatgaagaagaaatttgtgtcaagggacaagtcaatttcaacttttcactagaACAACACTGCATCCATTGGATTTGCAACTGTGAGACCCACCCCTGGCTTGAAACCCACTAGAAGTTCCACCTGACTTCCAAACACAAGGGGTCCACCTGTCCAAGATCCAAGTGGTGGTGGTATAGGAGGGAACGTCATCATTCCCAGGAATGGAGGACCTGGTAGCCACACTTCCCATCAGTACAACTGGGACCCACCTGGCCAATACACCATGGGTGAACACATGGAAGGAGCCACATCTCATCTCGGATGGGAGGCCCCAGTGTCAGCACCTGCCACTGGGCTCGGAACTCatatatgcaaagcacagagCGGGTGACGGGGGCCAGCACCTCACCCGCTGTGACTGGGTACACTTCTGCTGTCCCATTCACAcaaagcacccaggcctccccagcccaaaCCCACGTAGTACGATGGGGGATAGCaccatatatatttagagaggaaTGTCTGCACTCAGAACTCCTGGGACCCCAACTCAGGGCACCCCTCTGACTTTGGAGGAGCACGATGTTGCCTTTAGCAGCAATGAGCCAAAGGACCACACGCTCAGCGATATGCACG
The nucleotide sequence above comes from Muntiacus reevesi chromosome 22, mMunRee1.1, whole genome shotgun sequence. Encoded proteins:
- the LOC136152767 gene encoding uncharacterized protein; protein product: MTHVSVTVATPRSTPPLTPLPMLPSSDVSRSPGADKRPSPPPLGLERVRRRERLQVRVRRRERPQASGRRHRDARAPGPLLRGGKVETGSVPTAKGPGPGSSADTSMTITECNSPVCWPRPVSRKVVAAVVSGSPLGTRGCPGFWRESWLEASEAGEGHCDPRAAAAGAAVAAAGAAVAEKAAGASSSCGGAHCRRLPGEKSFSAGCLKVAHAAAPSRTSVTLGSRVGGLHPAPLLLASRAAGCSADLGQRAPWPGGQAAREAGRLQQCRLSRWRGFGRKASSETPGLSH